One Malus domestica chromosome 11, GDT2T_hap1 genomic region harbors:
- the LOC103429906 gene encoding uncharacterized protein isoform X1 has protein sequence MESNNKKPGNSGSSLTADLFGTKESPPKSSTGIFASIFPPPSQVVGRNSSISELTEYWQQQSLRNHARNTKQGTAAISSEGARYSVPNKDRSSVLQEERAEPCYLSSSIYYGGQEVYSQSPRTHASGSYPIFKKDAGEDDPNGTNSNSAARGNWWQGSLYY, from the exons ATGGAGAGTAACAATAAGAAGCCGGGCAATTCAGGTTCCTCATTGACTGCTGATCTTTTTGGTACCAAGGAATCTCCTCCCAAGTCTTCTACTGGGATTTTTGCTTCCATTTTCCCACCTCCATCACAG GTGGTTGGGAGGAACTCTTCAATCTCTGAGCTGACAGAATATTGGCAGCAGCAGTCCTTGAGAAATCATGCACGGAACACCAAGCAAGGTACTGCAG CTATAAGTAGCGAAGGTGCACGCTATAGCGTACCCAACAAGGACCGGAGTTCAGTCCTTCAGGAAGAAAGAGCAGAACCATGTTATCTAAGTTCATCTATTTACTATGGTGGGCAAGAGGTGTATTCCCAGTCCCCAAGGACCCATGCCTCTGGATCCTATCCTATA TTCAAGAAAGATGCGGGAGAAGATGATCCAAATGGAACCAACTCGAACAGTGCCGCCCGAGGAAATTGGTGGCAAG GTTCGCTCTATTATTAG
- the LOC103429906 gene encoding uncharacterized protein isoform X2: protein MESNNKKPGNSGSSLTADLFGTKESPPKSSTGIFASIFPPPSQVVGRNSSISELTEYWQQQSLRNHARNTKQAISSEGARYSVPNKDRSSVLQEERAEPCYLSSSIYYGGQEVYSQSPRTHASGSYPIFKKDAGEDDPNGTNSNSAARGNWWQGSLYY, encoded by the exons ATGGAGAGTAACAATAAGAAGCCGGGCAATTCAGGTTCCTCATTGACTGCTGATCTTTTTGGTACCAAGGAATCTCCTCCCAAGTCTTCTACTGGGATTTTTGCTTCCATTTTCCCACCTCCATCACAG GTGGTTGGGAGGAACTCTTCAATCTCTGAGCTGACAGAATATTGGCAGCAGCAGTCCTTGAGAAATCATGCACGGAACACCAAGCAAG CTATAAGTAGCGAAGGTGCACGCTATAGCGTACCCAACAAGGACCGGAGTTCAGTCCTTCAGGAAGAAAGAGCAGAACCATGTTATCTAAGTTCATCTATTTACTATGGTGGGCAAGAGGTGTATTCCCAGTCCCCAAGGACCCATGCCTCTGGATCCTATCCTATA TTCAAGAAAGATGCGGGAGAAGATGATCCAAATGGAACCAACTCGAACAGTGCCGCCCGAGGAAATTGGTGGCAAG GTTCGCTCTATTATTAG